Proteins co-encoded in one Bremerella sp. TYQ1 genomic window:
- a CDS encoding DUF3309 family protein, protein MGLLEIVLLIVLIMILLGAVPAWPHSRNWGYAPSGGVLTILVIVLLLILLF, encoded by the coding sequence ATGGGACTCCTCGAAATCGTACTGCTGATCGTTTTGATCATGATTCTTCTTGGTGCAGTCCCTGCTTGGCCGCACAGCCGTAATTGGGGCTACGCTCCTAGTGGTGGCGTGCTGACCATCCTGGTAATCGTGCTTCTGCTTATTCTGTTGTTCTAG
- a CDS encoding PA2169 family four-helix-bundle protein, producing the protein MALETKTKLTPESLASVQELIKINVDSRDTFQELADATGNSSVAIMFRELASERNRNVAELESLLSFNRTKPDESGSVSATWHRILIGLRSALGAGTGVMLDEAESVEENIEHKYEEVLKREPGSAVSDILHRQYSGVRSAHERIRAIRDAHRRAT; encoded by the coding sequence ATGGCACTCGAAACCAAAACCAAGCTCACGCCTGAGTCACTTGCCAGTGTGCAAGAGCTCATCAAGATTAACGTCGACAGCCGCGACACATTCCAAGAACTCGCGGATGCGACCGGCAATTCTTCGGTTGCCATCATGTTCCGAGAACTTGCCAGCGAACGCAATCGAAACGTTGCTGAGCTGGAATCTCTGTTGAGCTTCAATCGAACAAAGCCTGACGAAAGTGGCAGTGTTTCGGCCACGTGGCATCGCATTCTGATCGGTCTTCGATCGGCATTGGGTGCCGGAACAGGTGTCATGTTAGACGAAGCGGAAAGCGTCGAAGAGAACATCGAACACAAGTACGAAGAAGTGCTGAAACGGGAACCTGGTTCGGCCGTCAGCGACATTCTTCATCGTCAATACAGCGGAGTACGGTCGGCTCACGAACGCATTCGAGCCATCCGAGACGCCCATCGCCGAGCAACTTAG
- a CDS encoding YqaE/Pmp3 family membrane protein, with protein sequence MTAVTKNEGTADILRILLAIILPPVGVFFEVGLGLHFWLNILLTLFGYVPGIIHAVWVILRK encoded by the coding sequence ATGACCGCGGTTACGAAAAATGAAGGTACAGCTGACATCCTGCGAATTCTTTTGGCGATCATCCTGCCGCCAGTAGGTGTGTTTTTTGAAGTGGGGCTTGGTCTTCACTTTTGGCTGAATATCTTGCTGACCCTGTTCGGTTACGTCCCAGGTATCATCCACGCTGTGTGGGTCATCCTGCGTAAGTAA